In Cydia amplana chromosome 13, ilCydAmpl1.1, whole genome shotgun sequence, a single genomic region encodes these proteins:
- the LOC134653570 gene encoding deoxyribonuclease-2-alpha, protein MYRLCFIVVLLFVSDCDGSAQQCRNDRGEPVDWFYIYKLPKEKNHLNPLVRKGVAYMYLTPSKLRQGWIMSDLSIANPNSMLGRTLQPMYLSKNTMTVLYNDQPPANENAPDILQNVAEMYSKRKKGQMKFTEPSVKKYKKFKLGDKYYDDYDLAEMCKMHTKFLKNRVEKGHTKGVIMGDKFTSLWLVHSVPRFPPVPDGRGMNLTSYSYPQTGMKYGQSMLCMSVQTATVNQIATQLKYNEPLVVYSQIPTEYENELPMLVEVVNNKTVDASPWYHIESFETLAGRKFLSFAKSAMFNDDLYSGLVAEVLQSDLLVESWTNGPGTLDSECNRNFQVRNIDRLKFPLARMSFTSHHDHSKWTVAVAHKMHNSQDTKVADYWVCVGDINRALPQESRGGGTVCTSGPILWGNFAHLIESVQSC, encoded by the exons ATGTACCGCTTATGTTTTATCGTGGTTCTTTTATTTGTGTCTGATTGTGATGGTTCAGCTCAACAATGTAGGAATGATAGGGGTGAACCAGTTGACTG GTTTTACATATACAAGTTACCTAAAGAAAAGAATCATTTAAATCCCCTGGTCCGGAAAGGGGTAGCCTACATGTACCTGACTCCGTCAAAACTGCGCCAAGGTTGGATCATGTCCGACTTGTCCATTGCCAATCCCAACTCCATGTTGGGCAGGACACTGCAGCCCATGTACCTG TCAAAGAATACTATGACCGTGTTGTACAATGACCAGCCACCAGCTAATGAGAATGCGCCAGATATTCTGCAAAATGTAGCTGAAATGTATTCAAAACGTAAAAaag GGCAAATGAAGTTCACGGAACCTTCAGTAAAGAAGTACAAGAAGTTTAAGCTAGGCGACAAGTATTATGACGACTACGACTTGGCCGAGATGTGCAAAATGCACACTAAATTCCTGAAGAATAGGGTCGAGAAAGGCCACACAAAGGGCGTGATTATGGGGGACAAGTTCACCTCGCTGTGGCTGGTGCATTCTGTGCCGAGGTTCCCACCGGTACCTGATG GTCGCGGCATGAACCTGACCAGCTACAGCTACCCACAAACCGGTATGAAGTATGGACAGTCGATGCTCTGCATGTCGGTGCAAACCGCCACCGTGAACCAGATAGCCACGCAGCTGAAATACAACGAGCCGCTGGTGGTTTACAGCCAAATACCTACGGAATACGAGAATGAGCTGCCGATGTTGGTTGAGGTGGTCAACAATAAGACTGTCGATGCTTCCCCTTG GTACCACATAGAGAGTTTCGAAACCCTAGCTGGACGCAAGTTCCTCTCGTTCGCGAAGAGTGCCATGTTCAACGACGACTTGTACAGTGGGTTAGTGGCCGAGGTTCTGCAGTCAGACCTGCTGGTGGAGTCCTGGACTAATGGGCCTGGCACCTTGGACTCGGAGTGCAATAGGAACTTTCA AGTGCGGAACATAGACCGCCTAAAGTTCCCCCTGGCTCGTATGTCCTTCACATCTCACCACGACCACTCGAAATGGACGGTCGCCGTCGCTCACAAGATGCACAACAGCCAAGACACCAAGGTGGCTGATTACTGGGTCTGCGTTGGAGACATCAATAGGGCG TTACCACAAGAATCCCGGGGCGGCGGGACCGTTTGTACATCGGGACCCATTTTATGGGGAAACTTCGCTCATTTAATTGAGTCGGTCCAATCATGTTGA